One genomic segment of Streptomyces sp. TLI_146 includes these proteins:
- a CDS encoding glycoside hydrolase family 43 protein gives MPGQQAVDRTVTNPVIPGFHPDPSICRVGDDYYLVCSSFEYFPGVPVFHSRDMVHWTQIGNALDRPSQLRLPSDSPSSGGIYAPTLRHHDGRFWLIVTNVAHGEGNLLFTATNPAGPWSEPIRLPGVHGIDPDIAWDEDGTCYCTVAGVSQVRIDPLTGLTSGPSQHLWSGTPGALAPEAPHLYRIGASWYLLIAEGGTERGHGVSIARGRTPSGPFEPCPANPILTHRGTSHPIQNTGHADLVQAPDGSWWMVLLGVRPQGGTPGWHVLGRETFLAPVDWVDGWPVVGELSTEQPAPGWPLKPGPDTPVRDDFDHTELHPRWISVRERPARLCTTVERPGWLTLRAAGSSLDEPDAVFVGRRQQHLSCRVRTLIDPAQGRGGLAVRLDERHHYEIEAAAGVVKVFARIGPLRPEAAALRVPDGPVILGVEITPHPPQDARTGPDLLSFGVEEADGTLTVLATLEGRYLSTEVAGGFTGRVIGMYASAGTVHFDWFDYESHPDS, from the coding sequence ATGCCAGGCCAGCAGGCAGTGGACCGCACCGTCACCAACCCCGTGATCCCCGGCTTCCATCCCGACCCCAGCATCTGCCGCGTCGGCGACGACTACTACCTCGTGTGCTCCAGCTTCGAGTACTTCCCCGGCGTGCCCGTCTTCCACAGCCGCGACATGGTGCACTGGACCCAGATCGGCAACGCCCTCGACCGGCCTAGCCAGTTGCGCCTGCCATCAGACTCCCCCTCGTCGGGCGGGATCTACGCACCCACCCTGCGCCACCACGACGGCCGTTTCTGGCTGATCGTCACCAACGTGGCGCACGGCGAGGGCAACTTGCTGTTCACCGCCACCAATCCGGCCGGCCCCTGGTCCGAGCCCATCAGGCTGCCCGGCGTCCACGGCATCGACCCGGACATCGCCTGGGACGAGGACGGCACCTGCTACTGCACCGTCGCCGGGGTGTCCCAGGTCCGCATCGACCCGCTCACCGGCCTGACGTCCGGCCCCTCGCAGCACCTCTGGTCCGGTACGCCCGGCGCCCTGGCCCCCGAAGCGCCGCACCTGTACCGGATCGGCGCCTCCTGGTACCTGCTCATCGCCGAGGGCGGCACCGAGCGCGGACACGGCGTGTCCATCGCCCGCGGCCGTACGCCCTCCGGCCCGTTCGAGCCGTGCCCGGCCAACCCGATCCTGACACACCGCGGCACCAGCCACCCCATCCAGAACACCGGGCACGCCGACCTCGTGCAGGCGCCCGACGGTTCCTGGTGGATGGTGCTGCTCGGCGTGCGCCCGCAAGGCGGCACCCCCGGCTGGCACGTGCTCGGCCGCGAGACTTTCCTCGCCCCGGTCGACTGGGTGGACGGCTGGCCGGTCGTCGGCGAGCTCTCCACCGAGCAACCCGCACCCGGCTGGCCGCTCAAGCCCGGCCCGGACACACCGGTCCGGGACGACTTCGACCACACCGAGCTGCACCCGCGCTGGATATCGGTACGCGAACGGCCCGCACGGCTCTGCACCACCGTGGAGCGGCCGGGCTGGCTGACCCTCCGCGCCGCCGGGAGCTCACTCGACGAACCGGACGCGGTGTTCGTCGGCCGTCGCCAGCAGCACCTGTCCTGCCGGGTGCGCACACTGATCGACCCGGCGCAGGGACGGGGCGGCCTTGCCGTCCGGCTCGACGAGCGGCACCACTACGAGATCGAGGCAGCCGCCGGAGTGGTCAAGGTGTTCGCCCGCATCGGCCCGCTGCGCCCCGAGGCGGCGGCCCTGCGGGTGCCCGACGGGCCGGTGATCCTCGGCGTCGAGATCACGCCGCACCCCCCGCAGGACGCGCGGACCGGTCCCGACCTCCTCTCCTTCGGAGTCGAGGAGGCCGACGGCACGCTCACCGTGCTCGCCACGCTCGAAGGCCGGTACCTGTCCACCGAGGTGGCGGGCGGCTTCACCGGACGGGTCATCGGCATGTACGCCTCGGCCGGGACCGTCCACTTCGACTGGTTCGACTACGAGTCGCATCCGGATTCCTGA
- a CDS encoding glycoside hydrolase family 9 protein has product MGWERSHIPFPSPPPPRKAPPVPPAHTRRRLSHHAAAVLVGLALAAGGLTATAFPAHSADATTAALAQSADSPVRVNQLGYLPDGPKQATVVSSASGPLAWQLRNGSGAVAASGSTTVHGADQASGQSTHLVDFGAFAGTGTGFTLTVGGQVSHPFDISASLYDALRADSMSFFYQQRSGIAIDAALAGSAYARPAGHLGVAPNKGDTSVPCQAGVCDYRLDVRGGWYDAGDQGKYVVNGGISVWEMVNSFERAKRSGGDAAVGDSTLRVPERGNGIPDVLDEARWELDFLLRMQVPAGKPMAGMAFHKVHDDQWTALPTRPELDDAQRELHKPSTAATLNLAATAAQCARVYAPYDAGFAARCLDAARRAWTAAKANPNVFAPATDNTGGGAYEDADVSDEFYWAAAELLATTGESQYRDAVTSSPHHTKPVDAFWWGGTATLGRITLATVPGVALPSDDIARLRSLLTSAADSHLSTMSGQGYAVPLATTGYVWGSNSAVTNNAMVLAVAYELTGQQRYRFGALESLDYLLGRNALDLSYQAISFGVILRDAG; this is encoded by the coding sequence ATGGGATGGGAGCGCTCCCATATCCCCTTCCCGTCCCCACCCCCACCGAGGAAGGCCCCACCCGTGCCTCCTGCCCACACTCGTCGTCGCCTGTCGCACCACGCGGCCGCCGTTCTCGTCGGCCTCGCCCTCGCCGCCGGTGGTCTCACCGCCACCGCGTTTCCGGCGCACTCCGCCGACGCGACCACCGCCGCCCTCGCCCAGTCCGCCGACAGCCCCGTGCGGGTCAACCAGCTCGGCTACCTGCCCGACGGCCCCAAGCAGGCCACTGTGGTCAGCTCCGCGTCCGGACCGCTCGCCTGGCAGCTGCGCAACGGCTCGGGTGCGGTGGCGGCCTCCGGCTCCACGACAGTGCACGGCGCCGACCAGGCGTCCGGCCAGTCCACCCACCTGGTGGACTTCGGCGCGTTCGCCGGCACCGGGACCGGGTTCACTTTGACCGTCGGCGGCCAGGTCAGCCATCCGTTCGACATCTCGGCGTCGCTGTACGACGCGCTGCGCGCCGACAGCATGTCGTTCTTCTACCAGCAGCGCAGCGGCATCGCGATCGACGCCGCCCTCGCGGGCAGCGCCTACGCCCGCCCCGCCGGACACCTGGGCGTCGCCCCGAACAAGGGGGACACCAGCGTCCCGTGTCAGGCGGGCGTGTGCGACTACCGCCTCGACGTGCGCGGCGGCTGGTACGACGCGGGCGACCAGGGAAAGTACGTGGTCAACGGCGGGATATCCGTCTGGGAGATGGTCAATTCCTTTGAGCGCGCCAAGCGTTCGGGCGGTGACGCGGCGGTCGGTGACTCCACCCTGCGGGTGCCGGAGCGCGGCAACGGCATACCGGACGTGCTGGACGAAGCCCGCTGGGAGCTGGACTTCCTGCTGCGGATGCAGGTCCCGGCGGGCAAGCCGATGGCCGGGATGGCCTTCCACAAGGTGCATGACGACCAGTGGACCGCACTGCCGACCCGTCCCGAACTCGATGACGCACAGCGCGAGCTGCACAAGCCGTCGACCGCCGCCACACTCAATCTGGCGGCCACCGCCGCGCAGTGCGCCCGGGTGTACGCGCCCTACGACGCCGGCTTCGCGGCCCGCTGTCTGGACGCGGCCCGCCGCGCCTGGACAGCCGCCAAGGCCAACCCGAACGTGTTCGCCCCCGCGACCGACAACACCGGTGGCGGGGCGTACGAGGACGCCGACGTCAGCGACGAGTTCTACTGGGCGGCGGCCGAACTCCTCGCCACCACCGGCGAGTCGCAGTACCGGGACGCCGTCACCTCCTCCCCGCACCACACCAAGCCGGTCGACGCGTTCTGGTGGGGCGGCACCGCGACGCTGGGCCGGATCACCCTCGCCACCGTGCCCGGCGTGGCCCTGCCCTCCGACGACATCGCCCGGCTGCGCTCTCTCCTGACGTCGGCCGCCGACAGCCACCTGTCCACCATGTCCGGCCAGGGCTACGCGGTACCGCTCGCCACCACCGGGTACGTGTGGGGCTCCAACAGCGCCGTCACCAACAACGCGATGGTGCTGGCCGTCGCGTACGAGCTGACCGGCCAACAGCGCTACCGTTTCGGGGCATTGGAGTCCCTGGACTACCTGCTCGGCCGCAACGCGCTCGACCTCTCCTACCAAGCTATTTCGTTTGGTGTGATCTTGCGGGATGCTGGCTGA